From the Streptomyces sp. NBC_00390 genome, the window GGACCCCCGCCGCGAGGTGCCCTCGGCGACGGCGTTCCGAGCCCCGGCGTCCTCGGGTACGGCGTCCTCGGCCGGCGCAACCGCCTCGGCGCTGAGCGTCATGTCCAGCGCGCCCGGCCCCGGAGTGTCCGCCTCGACACGCACCCGCCACAGGTCCTCGGCCCTCGCCAGACTGACCCTCGCCCCGCTCGGGGCCGCGGACCGGGCGGCGGCGACGGCCGCCGCCTCCGGCTCGGACCGTGCGGCCGCACGAGCTCCGGCCCGCGCCGCGTCCACGCACTGGATCTGTGCACAC encodes:
- a CDS encoding TadE family type IV pilus minor pilin, whose product is MRSSDPRDKGSVTAEAAVAVPALVLFAMALIWALTAVCAQIQCVDAARAGARAAARSEPEAAAVAAARSAAPSGARVSLARAEDLWRVRVEADTPGPGALDMTLSAEAVAPAEDAVPEDAGARNAVAEGTSRRGSVGAAP